The genomic region TATGCTGATAAGCGTAACTTGATTCAGCTGGCCATCTTGAAAGCCGAACAGGCTGACGGCATCCAGGCCAACGAACAGTTGACCCCGGATGGGATTGGCTACTTATTGGGTGATTTGATTTATCAAACGGCTCAACCAAAGAGCGGGGAAGCTCTGACTGACCTAACGGTTGGTTCCGGGAACCTGCTTTGGACCGTTGATGAAGTTTTGCGTAGCCACGACGTGCACCTCAAACGTTTGGGCTTTGACAATAATCCCGAGCAACTAGGTCTGGCCACGGTGGCAGATGAACTACTGCATTCAGATGAAACCGACCTTTACCAGGCTGATGTGATTGCCCTACCTGGTGAAGAAATCCCACCAGCTGACCTAGTGATTGGTGATTTGCCAGTCGGCTTTTATCCAGTCAGCTTGGAGCAGAATTTTGTCACTAGTCCCAAGGATGGCAAGCCCTTTGCCCACTTTCTCCTTATTGAACAGGCCTTAAAGGCAGCCAAGGAATCTGGTTGGGTGTACTTGATTGTTCCTAGTAACTTGTTTGAGGGGGCGGACGCCAGTCGGATTTTGACCTACCTGGCTAGTCATGCGCAGCTGCAGGCCTTCTTAAAGTTTCCGACCGACTTCTTCAAAAACCAGGCCGCCAGCAAGGCAGTCCTGGTGATTCGGCATAAGGGACAGGCGCCTGAACGCGAAGTTTTGATGGGCCAGTACCCCTCGTTAAAAGACCCACAAGCCTTTGAAAGTTTTTTGCAAGAAATTAAAGGCTGGGTTAAACTAGACAAAGAATAAGTACTGACTAGGACAAGATAAGGACAGGTAGGACAAAAATGGCTAAGATCATGGCAGTTAACGCAGGTAGTTCATCGTTGAAGTTTCAACTTTTGGAAATGCCTGCCGAGCAAGTAATTGCCCAGGGTGTGATTGAGCGAATCGGTATGGATGACGCCATTGTCACAATTAAGTATGGGGCCAACGGCAGTGAAAAGGATCACGCCGATGTTACCCTTTCTGACGATGGCAAGCAGGACAAGTACAGCGTGGTTACGCCAATTAAGGACCACCAAGAAGCCATTAACTTCATGCTCAAGCAGTTGAGTGAACTAGGTATCATTACTGACTTCAACGAGATTGTTGGAGTTGGTCACCGGGTCGTTGCCGGTGGTGAGTACTTCAAGCACTCCGTCGTGGTTGATGACGATGTTCTCAAGAAGATTGATGAGTTGGCTGATTATGCACCCTTGCACAACCCAGCCAATGCCTTGGGTATCCGTGTTTTCCAAAAGTTGCTGCCACACGCGGTTTCAGTGGCGGTGTTTGATACTTCTTTCCACCAAACCATGCCCGAAGTAAACTTCCTGTATTCAATTCCTTACGAATACTACCAACGTTATGGTGCGCGTAAGTACGGTGCCCACGGAACTTCTCACCGTTACGTAGCCGGACGGGCTGCTGAATTACTGGGCAAGGACCTGGCCGATTTGAAGTTGGTCAGCATGCACTTAGGTGCGGGTGCCTCAATTACGGCTATTCAGGGTGGTAAATCCTTTGACACTTCGATGGGCTTCACCCCACTGACTGGGGTAACGATGGCTACCCGTTCTGGGGATGTCGATGTTTCCCTGGTGGACTATATTCAAGAACGCGAAGGCCTTTCCAACGAAGAAATGCTGGCCGTTTTGAACAAGAAGTCCGGGGTTTTGGGCATTTCAGGTGTATCCAGTGATATGCGTGACTTGCGCGCTGCCCGCAAAAAGGGTAATAAGCAGGCTGCCTTGGCGATTGATATCTTCGTTAACCGGGTTATCAAGTATGTTGGTCAGTACATCACCGAGATGCACGGAGCCGACGCCTTGATTTTCACCGCTGGTATTGGTGAAAACGCCGACTGGATCCGGGAAGAAATCGTGGCCCAGTTGGACTACTTTGGTATCAAGTTAGACCCAGCTAAGAATGCGGTTAACCGCAAGGAAGCCGTCATTTCTAGCCCTGATTCTAAGATTAAGGTTCTCTTAATCCCAACCGATGAAGAAGTCATGATTGCCCGTGATGTGCAATCATTGATGGCATAAAAAAACTAATCCAGCTTAACGGTCAGGGAACTGGCTGTTTTCTTTTAATAAGTAATTTTTAGGATAAAACCATGCAAAACCGTAGTAAAAAACGGCCAACTAAGCGACGTACGTCGGTTAAGCTTTTGGCGGCCATTCTTCTGGTCATCATCGGCTACGTGGGCTTTAATTTGATTGCTGACACTGGCTACCAGGCCCTCAATCCCAATGATACTAAGTTCAAGACGGTCACCATTAAAGAGGGGGCCACGCCCCAGCAGATGGGAGATACCTTGCAGCAGGACAAGGTTATCCGGAGTTCGCGGGCCTTTGCTTCCTATGCTAACAAGCACGGATCTGAAAAGCTGATTGCGGGTACCTATCTCTTGTCGGCCGCCCAGGATGTGGCTTCGATTTACAAGCAGATGACGATTGGTCCCGGGGCAGCGCCCCAGCTGCCAGCTGGTTATGCCTACATTGGTACCCAGCAAACGCCGGAACAAACGGCCCAGTCGATTGCGACGGCGACCGGTATTCCAAGTGCTAAAATCTTGCAGGCCTATGATGACAGCAGCCTGATTAAGAAGATGCAGGACAAGTATACTAAGCTACTGTCTGGTATTAGCGGTTATCAGAAGAACACGTACCGGCTTTACGACTACATTTATCCCGGTGTTTATAACCTGCGTCATATCAGTAACCCCAACACGGTCATTGATAAGCTCCTAAGCACTTCTAACGATAACTTGAAGCCTTACTATGCTGAGATGAAGACTAGCGGTGTTAAGGCACCGACCGTAATCTTGATTACGTCAACTTCAGGCGGCAAGGAATTTGACCGCAGGTTGAAGTTCATTCAAAAGATTGCCCCTTATGCCCAGGAGCTGTACAAGAAGTACAATATCCTGCCTTCGATTTCGATTGCGCAAGCCGCCCACGAATCGAACTGGGATAATTCAAAGTTATCAACCAAGTACAACAACTTCTACGGCATTAAGACCCAGGACACGCGGCCAGGTAAGTCAGTCGTGCTCCCAACTACTGAAGTTGAAGACGGCGAGACTAAGACTGAAAATGCCCGCTTTGCGGTCTACAGTAGCTGGAAGGAGAGTATGCTCCAGCACGCCCAGACTCTTTCAAAGGGAAATACCTGGAATCCAGACCAGTTTAAGGACGTGGTTGCTGCTAAGAATTATAAGCAAGCCGCTAAGGCGCTTTACGATGATTCTTACGCCACCGATACCAATTATCCAACCCTGTTGATCAATTTGATTGAGTCTTGGAACCTAGAACAGTACGACAAGTAAAAACCACTTAGGTGGTTTTTTATTGTGCAAAAAATCATAAGTTTTGTGTAAATATTCATTAGTTTAAATGGGTTGTGTAAACGTTTTCATTGCGTTATAGTGTAGAAGTTATCAGCGCAAAAAGGCTGAATCAACAAATAACTAAAGGGGTAAATTATATGAATGCAGCACTCTTACTAGCTCTACTCCCCGCCTTGTTCTGGGGTTCAACTGGTATTATCAGTACTAAAATGGGTGGTAACGCCGCCCAACAGACCTTGGGTATGACCTTCGGGGCCCTGCTCTTTGGTCTTGGCACCATGTTATTCTATGTCCTCCCCAAGGGCATCTACTTTGGTAGCCGAATTTGGGTAGTCGGTGTCCTTTCCGGTTTGGTTTGGGCCGTTGGAACTGCCTTCCAATTCCTAGGTAATAAGGAGATGGGTGTTTCTATCTCCATGCCACTGTCAACTGCCGGCCAAATCGTCATGAACGCTTTGCTGGCCGCTACCCTGCTGGGTGAGTGGGAAAACGGCAAGATGTGGTTGATTGGTTTGGTTTCAATCGCAGTCGTTGTTCTGGGGGCAACCTTCATTTCTATGCCTGATAAGCGCTTGGATGGTGTTGGAACCGTTACCCCTAAGGGTATGCTATACATCGTGATTTCCACGATTGGCTACATGTTCTACTTCATCCTGCCTAACTACCTGGCAAAGTTGGGTTACATCTCACCACAGATTAAGGAAGCTGGCCGTGGCGTTGACTACATGACGGCCATTGTGGCCCCTCAGGCCATCGGCCAGGTTCTGGGTGCCTTCATCATTGCCATCTTCGTTTTGAAGAGTGGTTCAATCATGTTTGAGAAGCCAACTTGGAAGAACATGGCCACTGGTTTGGCCTGGGCCTTGGGTAACATCTTCATGTTTATCTCAACGGCTGATCCAGCTGTTGGTCAGACAATCGCTACGACCTTCTCACAGTTGGGTATCATTGTTTCTGCCTTCGGAGGCGTTTACATTTTGCACGAGCGGAAGACGCACCGTCAGATGATCTACATCCTACTGGGAACCATCCTGGTTATTGTGGGTGCCATTATCATCGGAAACATTCACCAATTTGCATAAAGAAAAAAGCCTTGCTCAGCAAGGCTTTTTTTATTTGGTCGTAACGTCGAGGATTTCGACTTCGATTTCCACCCCGTTAGGGAGGGGAACGTTGACCTTGTCACCTTTCTTCTTGCCAATCAAGGCAGAAGCCATGGGCGACTCGTTTGAAATCTTACCGGCCAAGGGGTCGGCTTCGACAGAACCAACGATGGTGTAAGTCTCAGGTTCTTCGTCGGGCAGTTCCTTAAAGGTGACCGCCTTACCGAGGGAAACTTCATCAGCCGCTGTTGAGTCGGCATTGATAATTTCGGCGTTTTCCAGCATTTTACGGATAGTGACAATCCGGCCTTCAACGAAGGCCTGTTCATCCTTAGCTGATTGATACTCAGAGTTTTCGGATAGGTCACCGTAAGAACGGGCGATTTGAATTCGCTTCGTAATTTCAGGACGTTGGTTAGCGATTAAATCTTCTAATTCGGCCTGCAACTTATCGCGGCCGGCCGCAGTCATGGGAAATGTTTTTTCGTCTGACATTGCTTATTATATTTCCTTTCGAGGCGCCTTGTAGGCGCTAAGTACAATAATGTGAATATATCACGCAATTACCCTTCTTGCAAGGATTTTGCCCGCTGAGCGCGGCGGTAGCCCCAACCGGTGGCACAAATAACCAGACCAAGGCTGGTGGCAGCTAGGCCGGGCCAAAAGAGGGGTGGGGTATAGGACAAGGTTAGCTGGTGCTGGCCTGGTTTGGCAGGGATTGCCAGGAAGTAACCGGCGGCCAACTTAGTTTTAACCACTTTACCATCCAGGCGGGCCGTCCAACCGGGCACACTTGGAATGGTAGTCATAATCAGGGGTTGCTCCTCGGTGGTTGTGACCGTGCCAGACAGGCGTCGTTCAGACCGGGCTTGGATTTGCCAAGGGTGGGCTTTGAGCTGGTTGACACCCTGGTTCAAAACATCCTCGTTAAGATGGTAGAGGGCTACGTTACTGAGGTTCAGTGATTGCGTGTCCCGTAGGCGTAGGGTCAGGGTTTGGGGCTGGTTCTTAGCCCGGTTGGCCAAGTTCACCACAATTGTGTGCCGGTATGAAGAGAATTGCGGCACCACGTGGCCATTAATCAGGATATCGAACTGGTCAATTTTGAGGTTGCCACCAATCGTCAGGTAGTAGGGGTCATCGGTCGTTGGCGTGAAGGTCAAATCCAGGCTGGCCGGTTGGCTAGGATCAATTCGGGTGACCGTAGCATCGGTCACCGTGGTTGGCGTGTTTAAGTTATGACCCTGGGCACTGTCAAAATTAGTAGCGCTAATTAAGTTGGTTGATTCGCCAGTCAGTTTCTGGAAAATTTGGTCCTGGTTTTGCATCGGACTGTCATCAAAGAGCTGGGTCTTTACAATTTGGTTGCTAGCCGCAAAACCGACTGGCAAAGCATTGGGATTTTCATAAACCTTGACCGTATCACTCTGGCCGACAAACTGGTCACTGCTTACGTCCGGGCGGTAACCAATTAGGTGACTGGTCGGGGCGCCCGGCAGGTGGGGCTGGTTAGGGTTGGCAGTGAGCAGGTACTTGAAGCCCAACCAGTCATCGGTCCACTGGGTACCGTTACTGTAAACGACATAATTATCTCCTTCCGGCTGACCGATTTTAGCAAAGAATTCGGTCGTGTTTTTAGGCAGGAGGGAACTAAAGTGGGAACCCCCGTAGAAATCAGCCATCATGCTGTCCCCGCGGGTCCGTTGGAAGGTTTGAGCGACCCGGTACCAGGAATTATCAGAGTCGATGATATCCATGCCATCGGTCAGAGACTGCACGGTTCGTTGGTATTCATCATTATTAATGTAAGAAAAGTTGTTTAAACTAGCCGACAGGTTGGTGTTTAAACTCATAATCGTGATTAGACTGAGAATGGCTAACCGTAATTTGGCCGGCATTGGTCCGATAAAGCAGGCCAAAGTAGCGGCCGATAGGAACATGAAAAGCAAGATCAGGTCCCGGTTTAAGAAGGGGAAGGTCTTTACCTGGAGACTGGCAAAAATTGCGATGGCAATAATCGCGGTAAAAACGGCCAGCAGGGTGATGGCATGGGGTTGCCAGTTAGGCTTGAAGCCCAAGGCGCCCAGGTAAATCGCAAAGAAGACCAGGATAAAACTGAAGCGGTAGGGGTACCAAACTGGGTACTGGCCCCCGTGAAAAATTAGGGTCAGCGGGGCCCAGGTGGTAGCCAAGATTAAGATTGCTAAAATCAGGCCGGCCCCGATTTTTACCCGCCAGGAGAAGTTTTTGGCCACAAAGAAGGCCACCACGGCCAGCAAAATCAGGAAGGCAACAAAGATATTGGCCAGGCCGGTTTGCATTTGGTCGAAGTTAAAGCTGCCGGGGATGAGCTTGACCAGCAGGTCGAGGGGATTATTGTCAAAGCGCCAGGTCCAGGGCGTATTGTACTGGGTCTTACCAAGTCCCAGTTGGTAGTAGGCCGGCAGGACGACCACCGCGGACAGGAGACCGCCGATGAAACTACTCCAGGCAAACTGCTGGGTGGTCTGCCAGCGCTTTTGGGTAAGCGATAGCAGGCGCCAGATAAAGTAGAGGCCAATAAAGAGGGCCACCATGAAGGCGATGTAGTAGTTACTTAAGATGGTGAGACCCAGCAGCAGGCGGTAGGGCAGGGGCCTGTTTTGGGTAATCAGTCTTTCCAGGGCCCAGACCACCAGGGGCAGCAAAATGGCGGTGTCTAGCCATAAGAGGTTAAGGTTGTTAGCCACAAACCAGCCACAGAGGGGGTAGTTGATGGCAAAGAGGGTGATATAGTACCCGCGCTGGAGATCAAGCTTTTTGATTAGAAAGGCCATGGTCAACCCGGCCAGTCCAAACTTCAAGACCAGGACAAAGAGAATCCCGACTGGCAAGAGCAGGTTTGGCACAAAGAGAAAAATAAAGTTGAGCGGGCTCATCAGGTAATAAGCAAACTCACCAATCATGTCCCCGCCCAGGCCACTAGAAAATGAATAGAAGAAACTACCCGGGTGGTTCATCACCGTGTTTTTAAAGAGGGCAAACTGGTCAATGTATTGCTGGCCCAAATCCACCGTTAAAATCGAGCTGTTCCCGAAGGGGGCCATGCCCCGGCTGGCAAAGTAAAAAAGGGTCAACAGGACTGGAATCCAGAAGCTGAGGGCCAGGGGACTTAAGCAAGTTTTAAAGAGGAATTTTTTAAAAGTGAGCATGTACCCAGGATACCAAAAACGCCCTTTTTTTAGCGAGTAAAATTGGTTTTATGGTAAGGTAGTAGGGATAATTAACACGTATTTGGTGGACAGGCATGAATCGCAATCCTTACTTAGAAAATCGAGATAAAAACGATGCCCGGGCGAACCTACCCGGACGGTTAAAGTTGCTGTTGTGGATTGTGTCAGCTCTGATGCTGGCCCTGGTTATCCAGTTGGGCCTGTTGACCTTAAAGCAGGGTGGTGACTTCCTGGCTGAGGTTAACCGGAGCGATGAAACCCTGGAAAAGGGTAACGCCCCCCGTGGTCTGATTTACGATGCTTCCGGACGGGTCATAACCGGTAACAAGTCTCAGGCCGCCGTGACCTACACCCGGGGTAAGAACACCACACCAACGCAAATTTATAAGATTGCGACGGGTCTGGGAAAGTACTTAAATGTCGATACCAGTCGGCTCAGTCCCCGGGCCAAGGCCGATTACTACCTGGCCAGCAGCACCAAGGTGGCTGATCAGGTCCAAAGTAAGGTACAAGCCGCCAACCCAAAGGCCGCTAAGACCTGGTCGACTACCCAGCTCAACAACGCCATGGCGGCCTATGTTGAAGACCACAACCTTGACAAGAACGTCAGTGATAACCAGGCCGCGATCTTCCAGCGGATGAGTGGCGCTTACGCGCTGTCAACGACCTATATCCAGGAATCTGGCGTAACCGACCAGGCCCAAGCCGAAATTGGCGAGCGCCTAAGTCAGTTCCCTGGGGTTAAGATTGGTTCTAGTTGGAGCCGGGTCTACCCTGAAGGAAATGATTTCCAGGCCCTAGTCGGCACGGTTACTAATGAAGCGACGGGTCTGCCAGCCGACCGGCTGCACACCCTGCTAGCCCAGGGCTATTCTCAAAACCAGCCGGTTGGTAGCTACGCCCTGGAGCGCCGTTATGAAAGCATTTTGAAGGGAACCCCTTCCCAGACCTTGGTGACAACCAACGGTAGTGGCGGGATTAAGTCTAGTCAGCTCAAGTATGCTGGTCAGGCTGGTGACAGCTTGAAGCTGACGATTAACGCTGATTACCAAAAGAAGGTTCAGCAGATCCTGGAAAGTAACATTCCTGGTGGGGATGTTCAGGGAATTTATACCACGGTCATTAACCCTTATACCGGTGGTATTTATGCCATCGCCGGGGTTGACCGGGACACCAAGACCGGAACTAAGACGGCGGACCCACTGGGTAACATTAACCACGCCATTGTCATGGGGTCGGTGGTTAAGCCAGCGGTGCTGGCCACGGCCTTCCAGCACGGCGTAGTGACGCCAACCAATAACACCCTTTACGACCAGGCGATTAAGATTGCTGGTACCCCAGAAATTACTTCTTACTGGAACCAGAAGGGTAACCCAACCCCAATCGATGTCCTGACTGCCTTGGAGCGGTCATCTAACACCTACTTCGTCCAATTAGCGATGAAGATTGGTGGCCAGACTTATTCACCAGGTGAGCACCTGAACTTGAATCCGGATGCCTTCCAGACCCTACGAAACGGGTTGGCCCAGTTTGGCCTGGGTTATAAGACTGGGATTGATATCGATGGTGAGACGGCTGGTTACCGCGGTCCAACAACCGGGGCGGCCCAAGGTAAGTACCTCTACGAATCCTTCGGTCAGTATGACAGTTACACAACCATGCAGTTAGCCCGCTATGTTTCTGCGATTGCCAACGGTGGTTATGTGCTTCAGCCGCATCTGGTTGGTTCCATCCTGCAAAACGATGTCAGCAACAAGCACCTGAAGACGGTTTGGACTTCTACGCCAAATATTCAGGGGCAAGTGCGCCTGTCCGCCGATGAGTGGAACGTTATCCACAAAGGAATGTGGCGCGTTGCCAACGGAACAGATCCGGATAACACTGGTAGTGGAGTCCACGGTTTGGATCCCCAGGTTTACGCCAAGACCGGAACGGCTGAAACGGCCGTTAACGGTCACACGACCTATACTGAGTCGATTGTTTGTTACGTGCCAGGTCAGCCATTTGCGATGGCCATGGCCATTCCAGGCATGAACAGTTACCTGGATGGTACCAACGGTCGGATTGCTAAGCAGATTATCAATGCTTACTGGGACACGGTTCAGCAAAAGCCGGGTCAGACCTCTTCATCTTCAGATAACAATAATAGTAGTAGCAGTAGCAGCAGTAGTAGCTCTGCACAGTAAAAAAGGGCTCGCGGGCCCTTTTTTATTATTCCAATCTTTGCGGTAAAATGGTGAAAGCGAGGTATATCAATGGCGTTAAGCTTTCAACAACTATTAACCGCGGTCCCCCTGGTGTTAAAGGGCGGCCACGTGCCCACCATTGTCGGTCAGGCTGGGGTCGGGAAATCAGCCCTAGTTGAAACCGTGGCTGAAAAAATGGGGGCGAAACTGGTGACCACGGTGGTCTCCCTGTCAGAAAAAGGGGATCTGGCCATTCCGATTCCACCATTAAACGACCAGGCTTATGTGACCACCCAGGCTGGTCAGCGCCTGGCCGACGTTCAGTTTGGCTACACCCACACCCTGATTGAAATCATCCAGGCGTCTGAAAAACACCCTAAGCAACCAATTATCTGGTTCTTGGATGAGTTTAACCGGGGTAACAGTGCCGTCCAGGCCGAGCTCATGAACCTGGTCTTACAGCGGCAGATTAACGATATTCAACTGCCTAAAAATACCTATATCGTCCTAGCCGAAAACCCAGACGATACCATGGCTGGTTTTGAAGAGGACCAGTACGCCGTTGAACCGGCCGATGCCGCCATTAAGGACCGGACGACCCGGCTGGTCATGGACGTGTCGGTGACCGACTGGCTCAATTGGGCCAAGCAGGGCCAACCTGAAGCCCACATCGATCCCTTGATTCAGCGCTTTATCGCGGCCAATAGCCAGCTGCTCTACCCAAGTCAGCGTAGCGGCGATTTAGACCCCACGCCCCGGGCCTGGCAGCGCTTTTCGGATAACTACCGGCAACTCAAAAAGCTGCCAGCCCAGCAGCAAAACCAGCTCCTCTTTGACCTGGCGGCTGGTGACCTGGGTCCAGCCGTGGCCGCCCTGGTGACCAAGTTCTTACAGGAAAACGAGCAGGTCCTCACCGCTGCTGACCTGTTCGACAGTCAGCCCCAGGGACGGCGGGTACCTGGTAAGATTGTCGCAATTTTCAAAAAGTTACCAGCCCTCCAGCAGTTAAACACCCTAAAGTCAGCCTTAAACACCGCTGATTTGACGGATAATAACCGGGCAGCCCGCTTTAGTTACCTGTTAAACCAGTTGGCGCCGGATAGTCAGTATGCCCTGGTCCAGCAGCTGGTCAATGACCCAGTCTTGGATAAGCTCTATGCCTCTAAGAACCACTATGCCAACGTTTTGTACCAGCAAATTATGGATATTGCCACTCACTAATGCCCAAAGAGCAAAGCCAACAATCGATGCAACTCTTCCTGGTTGCTAGCCTGAAAAATTTACTGGACGTGGCGCCCCTGTATGGCAGTGTCATTATGCAGCTACCCCGTCTGGTGGATAGCCATCAGCCAGCCCCACTGGGCCTGCGCTGGCAGGGGCACCACTGGTACCTGGTCTTAAATCCGCAAAAAATTCAGGAAAACTTCACCAAACCGGATGAACTGGCCCAGGGTCTGGCCCACGAAGCCCTGCACTTGATTTGGCAGCATCCCATCCGCTATGCCGACAGCCAGGCCAGTAAGACGGCGGTTCAAAAGGGAACTGACGTGGCCGTTAACCAGTACCTACCAACTGCCCTGGGTTCCTTGCCGGATGCCTATGACCTGGGCCGGGTTTTTCAAGAGTATCAAAAATTACTTAAGCCCGGCCTAGATTCGGCTGAATACATCGCCGCCCTCAAGGATTTAGTGACTACTAGTGAAACCAAGAGTGGCCAACCAGTCGATAGTCATGAAGGCTGGGAAGACAGTCAGGGACAGGGGGTTGAGGCCGGGACGGCCTTAGATAATATTCTCCGCCAGGCAAAAGAGGACGTGCAGCGGACTGGCCGCGGTAACGTGCCTGGCCGGGTCTGGCACCACCTCCAGGAAGTCCTAGCCCCCAAGCAAAACTGGCGGGCGATTTTAAAAATGGCCCTAGCCCAGCAACCAAAAAAAATGGGGCCAACCCAGAACCGCTTTAACCGGCGGCAGCCCTACCGGATGGATCTACCGGGTCAGCGCCAGCAAAACCAGGCCCGGTTAGCGGTCTTCTTGGACAACTCAGCTTCGGTCAGTGACCACGACTTAGGCCTCTTTACTGC from Leuconostocaceae bacterium ESL0723 harbors:
- a CDS encoding VWA-like domain-containing protein — encoded protein: MPKEQSQQSMQLFLVASLKNLLDVAPLYGSVIMQLPRLVDSHQPAPLGLRWQGHHWYLVLNPQKIQENFTKPDELAQGLAHEALHLIWQHPIRYADSQASKTAVQKGTDVAVNQYLPTALGSLPDAYDLGRVFQEYQKLLKPGLDSAEYIAALKDLVTTSETKSGQPVDSHEGWEDSQGQGVEAGTALDNILRQAKEDVQRTGRGNVPGRVWHHLQEVLAPKQNWRAILKMALAQQPKKMGPTQNRFNRRQPYRMDLPGQRQQNQARLAVFLDNSASVSDHDLGLFTAWLGQISRTMPVDLQVFSFDSEAQPLKHWQNWQRQGGGGTVFQSIFDTLADQHFPKQTTVVIFTDGQGEDAVDSHGYHRVYWVLPPKGELSLSDPAGRVLKMGAS